One genomic window of Pempheris klunzingeri isolate RE-2024b chromosome 12, fPemKlu1.hap1, whole genome shotgun sequence includes the following:
- the gfral gene encoding GDNF family receptor alpha-like, with the protein MQLIRLEAAVILGIVIPQIFSTSPPSDCLAAVNTCMSDLCKSEQAFNGGICGDEGCQIKGSEVCNMTIQTALDHFPSLRGCVCAWEEELCDSIQMLATQCHRKPVAQQRRRSTGMDWQSSTLSGYVYDGSGSCSDQMKVCVSDPVCNRYLIPVLQACMAEPCDRDHCQQVTEQFYGSMPHNVAEMLVMCKCEASDHGCLHTEAALHSGTCGQETWICQDRVNQCVDDSNCRDLLKTFQNKCWSPEEAQCSENDLQNDECFTQMDPALILGADAECKMAFLATLGTALHYPCTCKGMRNDELVTCAMIHDVLHNRSHFRC; encoded by the exons ATGCAACTGATACGTCTGGAGGCTGCAGTTATACTCG GGATTGTTATTCCTCAGATATTCAGCACTTCTCCACCTTCTgactgtttggctgctgtgaATACCTGCATGTCAGATTTATGCAAGAGTGAACAGGCGTTTAACGGCGGCATCTGTGGGG ATGAAGGGTGCCAAATTAAAGGCTCAGAGGTTTGTAATATGACCATCCAGACAGCACTGGACCATTTCCCCTCCCtgcgagggtgtgtgtgtgcctgggaGGAGGAGCTTTGTGACTCTATACAAATGTTAGCCACACAATGCCACCGAAAGCCAG TAgctcagcagaggaggaggagcacgGGGATGGACTGGCAGTCAAGCACTTTATCAGGCTATG TGTACGATGGTTCTGGATCCTGCTCAGACCAAATGAAAGTTTGTGTCAGTGATCCAGTGTGCAACAGGTACCTCATACCTGTTCTCCAGGCATGCATGGCAGAGCCGTGCGACCGCGACCACTGTCAGCAAGTAACTGAGCAGTTCTATGGCAGCATGCCGCACAATGTTGCAGAGATGCTTGTCATGTGCAAGTGCGAGGCTTCAGATCACGGATGTCTGCATACGGAAGCTGCTCTGCACAGCGGCACGTGTGGACAGGAGACGTGGATCTGCCAGGACAGAGTTAACCAGTGTGTTGATGACAGTAACTGCAG AGACTTGTTGAAAACTTTCCAAAACAAATGCTGGAGCCCTGAAGAGGCACAATGCAGCGAAAACGACCTCCAGAATGATGAATGCTTCACCCAGATGGATCCAGCTCTCATCCTTGGTGCCGACGCTGAATGTAAAATGGCCTTCTTGGCCACTTTGGGCACGGCTCTTCACTACCCTTGTACATGCAAAGGAATGCGCAATGATGAGCTCGTGACGTGCGCCATGATTCATGATGTACTTCATAATAGATCACACTTCA GATGTTGA